The DNA segment CACCACCACTTTTAAACCATATTTTTCTTTTAACTCGCGAACAGGTCCGAACATTAATCTTAGAAACTCTACTCTAGTATGCGGTATACCGGAGAAAAGAGTACTCCAAGTTGTCGTTGAAGGGCCTAAACCTAAAGGATCCATTACTGAGATAGCTAAAATTTTAGTGTCAGAATTCACGACTTTAGTTAAGAAGTCGGGGTGAGCTATTTTCACCTCTTCGCGGGGGATGTCCGCTCTGTGAACGATTATAGCTTCAGCTGTCGTTAATGCAGGTGTGGCCATGCTAACTGTTCCATCAGGGTTTGAGGGGACGGGGGGGCATAGTAGAGAGTAGTAAAGTGAGTCAGGGCAAACATTAGTTGGAAGTGAGGCTGCTAAACCCATATATAGATTGTTACCGTACGTTGTAAGTAAGCTTCTATCCGATGTTAACACGATTTTAGCTTGATTTGCCAAAATTATTACCTCTTTTTAATTACATGGAAAAGTGATTTAATATAATAATATAGTTTATATTAAGATTTTTTAACGTTTAAGCTTTACAACACTGCCATTCAATTCAACTATTCCAGCATCCGCCAGCTCATTTACAATTTTCCTAGTCATTATAGGAGTGTAGCCTATAGCTGTATTCAAAGCTTCTATTGAAACTTCGTTAACTGATTCTAGTATTTGGAGAATTTTAAACTTCGGTTCAGAGCTAAGGAGTTTTTTAAGTTTTTCAAGTCTATTCAACTCTTCTCTCTGCTTAGAGTTTATTTTTTGCAGTTCAGCGTATTCTATTTGAAGCTGATTTAATTTTTTATCATAATCTGAGATCTTATTTAAATCGGCTTTGTAAAGTTGCAGCTCCGACTCTAACTGTTCAAATCTAGTCTTATCATTTTCAATCTTATTTTTCAGCGTATTATTCTCATCGCTAAGTTTTAGAATCTTACTCTCTAAATCCTTTATTTGACTTATTTTCTGCGATAACGTGTCTTGGAGTATTTTAAGCTCCGCTTTAATTTTAGCAGCGTCTATTATTTCCTCTTGAGGTCTCTCAGATAATGAAGATTTAAGCTCGTTTAGTTTAGTTGAAAGGAAGATATTCTCTGAGCGGGTTTCAGCTAGCTGGTTTTGAGTTAGCTTCAATTTCTCCTCTAAATTTTTAATTTTACTTTTCAAGTCCTCTAATTCATTCTTATAAGATTCATTCTGTTTAGTTAGTGTTCTTATCTGAGTTTCTAGGTTAAGTTTTTCTTCTTGTAGGTTAGCGTAGTCTCTATTTAAGTCTTCGAGTTTTTTCTTTAATTCAAGGCTTTCTTTAGAAAGCGTTTCTCTCTCGAAAACGGTTTTTTTCAACTCGCTGATCTGAGCGAGATAATCTCTGATTAATTTCTCTTTATCATTTATTTCAGCAGTAAGAGACAAAATTTTCTCCTCCAAATTTTTCTTCTCGTAATCTAGCCGCTTAACGTTCTCTTTCTCTTTTTCAATTATTCTATCAAATGTCTCGCTGATCCCCTGCATTTTACTCGAAAACTTGTCGCGGACATTCTGCATTAGATAACTTAAAGATTCTTTAATTTCAGTTTTAAATTCGCTTTTAAGATCTTCCAAGTTTTCTTCTAATAGTTTATCATAAGAAGAGGAGATTAAAGGAATCACGAATTTTAATCGAACGTTGTCGAATTGGTTTATAAGAGGCTCCTTTAATTTTTTTAACTTCTCAGTGAATTTGGTAAACTGCTCATCTAGGGTATTTAATATGTCTTCTTCAAGTTCTTCGAAGATTGGTTTCGATTTATCATCATCCATCGGCGATCACATCTTAACTGGTTTTGCCACTAGTTTTTAGCCCCTCTTCTAGCATTTTTAGCACATCACTCCATTTCCATTTACTTCTTTCACTTAATTCAATTTTCTGTTTAACTGTCATTCTGAGAAATTTAGCTGTGAATAAGTCGAAGAATGTGTCGATAATATTTTTCACATTTAAATCTGAGGCATCGTAATGAACATAGTATAAATCCGGTTCAGGGTTTGAAAAACCTATTTTCCCGGTATCTATGTTAAACCAGTTTAAAACCGCTAGAAACTCTTTTAAATCGTTTTCAGATAGTGTGATTTTATCAGCTAGCTGAGGATTAACTGGTTTGAAAATATTCTCTGGAATTTTATCCGTGACATTTATCAATGGTTTATCAAGCTCTTTTAAAACTTCGCTTTTAGAAAGATATCTGTCTTCCAATCTACCTATTAAAAGGTTTAAAACTTCTTTTTTAAGACGTTTAAGATTCTCCCCTATCTCCTCCATTTAGCCACCACCTATAGAAGCGTTGAATACGCTCTATACGGGAACTCCATGATATTTTTGTGAACTAACTGTAATCCGATAACTGTGCCTATTATGAAAGCTAAAAGATATCCGAAAACAGCTAGATATACTGAGCCGGTTACCACGGTTAGAAGCGGGCATAGCACGATATTCGCTAGAAGGGTTAAAAGCATAAGCCAAACGTTTAAAGAGTGTTGTTCAAGATACATTAAACCTAGATAGCATAGGATTGTAGCCGTGTGGAAGATTACTCCTATTGTTGCTATTCTGAAAACGAATAATGCTGCGGGCATAGTGAATCCGAGTATATTAATTTTAGGAGTTAAAGGATCGCTTAAATTAAGAAAAATGGAGATGATGTTTTCACCGAACACGTTTAACAGTATTGTAAAAGTGAGAATCACAACCATAGATGTGAACACCAATTTTCTAAAGAATTTATAAAAATCTTTAAGGTTTCTCTCCAAGTTAGGAAGCGGGTCCTTATATGTTCCTGAAACCGCTTTCTGAAAGTTTGGTGTGAATAACTCCATTAGAACAGCGATTAACCCGACGCCAGGGATTAGAATCCATTGAGCTATGTTTATACCTGTCTCATAAAAAACGTTGAATGCTAGGAATAAGCCGGCTGTAGCCTGTCCTGAAACAAACCAGACGAAGAAGCGGTCAGCCCATAGCGTAGCAAAGTATAGCGTATTTGCTAGAAATAATGCGAGGAAGTTTTTGAAGCTGCTGATAACTGTTACCTCGCCTTGTTTCCCTATATTTTTCACTTCGCTGATATCATGCTCGATTTTCATTAAAAGCTGGCCGAATTCTTTAACAAGCCTCTGGTATTCGTCTATGAATAATTCACCTTTCTCGAAGCGAGTTCGTATGTCTTCTAAAATCTTGAAAAGCGCAACTCTTCTCGCAGCCAGCTCCGCGGCTACGTTTTTACCGCTTTTCAATATAATATTAAGATATATGAATGTGCCTATTGAAGCTGAGAAGAAACCTAGGCTTTGAAATCCGATAACTCCGCTTACACCAAACGTTAAAGCTCCGAAAACTGATAAAGCGTACCCTATAATGCTTCCAGCTGCGAATATCGCAGTCAACTGGCCGAATTTTCTTAAACCAATTATAGGAGCCACTGCAACCCATAAAAATGATAGCGCTGAGAATTGGACTGCGAAAAGCAGGCTGTTAGATAACGATGCTGTGAAAATGCTTTCAACGCCTATCGCTATAACCGCGGCCACCAAGCAG comes from the Candidatus Odinarchaeum yellowstonii genome and includes:
- the pelG gene encoding exopolysaccharide Pel transporter PelG, with the translated sequence MEADIKTLPSAKRKDTKLRLIGRFLSYSLLANGPWLLVIVCSTITGYYIASALLPSERATLGLIISLATPLSLISTAGFQALETKIVLDKIAIGDNKTAGRFTLKIYALTGVLCLVAAVIAIGVESIFTASLSNSLLFAVQFSALSFLWVAVAPIIGLRKFGQLTAIFAAGSIIGYALSVFGALTFGVSGVIGFQSLGFFSASIGTFIYLNIILKSGKNVAAELAARRVALFKILEDIRTRFEKGELFIDEYQRLVKEFGQLLMKIEHDISEVKNIGKQGEVTVISSFKNFLALFLANTLYFATLWADRFFVWFVSGQATAGLFLAFNVFYETGINIAQWILIPGVGLIAVLMELFTPNFQKAVSGTYKDPLPNLERNLKDFYKFFRKLVFTSMVVILTFTILLNVFGENIISIFLNLSDPLTPKINILGFTMPAALFVFRIATIGVIFHTATILCYLGLMYLEQHSLNVWLMLLTLLANIVLCPLLTVVTGSVYLAVFGYLLAFIIGTVIGLQLVHKNIMEFPYRAYSTLL